TAACTGCACTAAATCTAACCGTGTATCCATCACACTACCAGAGTGTGCTAGCGTGACAACACGCCTCTTCCTGCTCCTGATCAAAGGGTGTACAAAGTGAGACATTTCCTGCCTGATGCTGTAAAGAATGCTTTCTATTTGAAAAATAGATTTACAATGCGAAGAAAATTATGAccaacaaaataaacacattttacgTATTTAAATTGTTTACGCCCATTTTGTGTTTCCTATTAAGCCCATGTTCAAAGGTGTACATTATTAAATACCATTGCTTTACGTAGCCTTTCCCATTATGGTTTTCTTTCAAATTCACACCATCTCAAATTAAATCGATGGGGGGGGGTTACTCaagtctgttaaaaaaaaaaaaaaaatctgatgcaAGCATTTGCTGATGATTTATTCACAAGACTGACAACTCGTATTCATACAAATACTTGCAATTAAAACTAAGAGCAAAAAAAGTAAttggagagggaaaaaaattaaCTATTGGTCTGTATGTACCCTGACTTATTTGCAATATTGCCATATCCATCTTTCTAACCACTTCCATCACAGATCATCAAGAGGAATATGACATTTTTGATGACGTGCACTGAATACCCAAGACATGTTACCAAATTTTAAACAagtttaaaacataaaaaagacCTCAAGTTAAGTCCTTTGTAGATGTTCAGGCAAAGATTGTCTCCTCTCGCCTCTTCTTGGTCAAGATGGTTCCAGGTTTGTGCTGTGCATCCGGGTGGTTAGCCAACTCTGGCGGGCAATTGGACACGGGGCTCTCTAGGATGGCCTGCTTCAAGTCGTAGAAGACAGCAGCGTCCTCCTTGGTGAGGAAGGTCAAGGCCACGCCGCTCTTACCAGCACGACCCGTACGGCCAATACGATGGATGTAATCTGGGGGGAGGGGGCAATCAATGGAATGTTACTCGAGTGATACGATAAAAGCAAATTACAACGGAAGGCTACTCAAGAGAGCGCAGTCCGGTTGAAAAAGTCAAACTGGGTTTGACTGAGGTTCCATTTGTTAGTGAGAAGGCTATTCGATGATTCGACTTCAGTAAAAGACACAATGGTGGAGAGGTGCTTACCCTCAATGTTCTTGGCCATGTCGTAGTTGATGACCATGGACACGTCGTGGATGTCGATACCTCGGCCAGCCACGTCCGTGGCCACCAGAATGTCTTTGGCTCCCGCCTTAAGGTTGGAGAGAGCAAACTCTCTCTGCTCCTGACCTTTGCCGCCGTGCAATGTGCAAGCGTTGTACTGGTGAAAAGAGATTCTCAGTTACTGGAAATTGCAACATGAACATTTACATACAGAGATGATTAAAAAGATGACATCCTCTGTTATGAGCAAAACGATCACAGGTTTAATAATCCACAATGACTTACGCCCATCTTCTCCAAGGACTTGGCCAGCACGTCAACGCCCTTCTTCTGGTTGACAAAGATAATGATGGGGGGCTCGAAACCATGCGCCAGCACCTCCAACATTTTCTTCCTGTAGCACAAAGATCACATGAACACGTTAAGTGTTGGAGCAGCAAATACGATGCTGGCTGTTTACGCCACGAGTCTCACCTTTTCTCTCCCTCGGACATGAGCACCACTTTCTGTTCGACTCTCTCGTGAGGTTTGCCAGCGGACCCGATGTAAACCACGGCGGCGCGTCTCAGGTAGCTCCTTGCCAGTCGCTCCACGGCGGGAGGCATGGTTGCCGTGAACATGACAGTCTGCAAGGCAACAAACAAGCAATGGAAGACAAATGGCGAGAGAAAACAGCAACGACGGGAAGTGACATACCTGTCTGTATTTATGTTTCCCAGACTCAAAGTTCATGGTCATTTTCTCGGGGTCCTCGGCTTCTTCCGTGTCCGGTTTCTGATTGGTGACTGGGATATACTCCAGAATCTTTTGGACGTCAGGTTCGAAGCCCATGTCAATCATACGATCGGCTTCGTCCAGGACCACGTAAGTGCAGCGGCCAAGGACCAGGTAGCGATTCTCCAGTACGTCGATCAGACGACCGGGTGTGGCAATAACAATCTGATGAGAAAATGTTGTCAGCATTGATTAGGTTTGGTTAGCTAAGAGTTGCCCTTCTATCCTCCTTATCGACAAGCCGTTACAATAAATTCccgtggtaccttgacttacaaGCTTCATTCCCACCATGCATCAATATCCCCCATTGAAATGACTTGAAATGGCATGAATGAAGTTAAAAGAAGGGGTCAGCCGGGTTGGTTTACAAAACGTTCAAGCCCTTTTCACTTTGCACTTTCATACGTTCATCTCACCTCACAGCCCATCCTGAGACGGAAGCCCTGGTCCTCCCTGGAGATTCCTCCAATAACAGCCACAGTGCGGATGCCCAAAGGTTTACCAAATTTGATCGTTTCCTCCTCGATCTGCTGCGCCAGCTCACGAGTCGGGGCCAGGATCACAGCGTAAGGACCTTGGTCCGAGTCCTCGATCCTGTACCAACGACGAATGTGAGTTGTGCAGATGAATCAGCGAGCCGAGATGTGTACAGGGGTCACGTTATATCACCTGTCGATTTTCGGAAGGGTTGTGATCCAGACGAGCAGCGGGATGAGGAAAGCGGCCGTTTTACCGCTGCCAGTCTCGGCCACACCGATGATGTCACGATTCTGTAAGCCAATGGGAATGGCTTGCCTCTGAATAGGGGTTGGATCCTGGACATTAGGAAGAAAACATGTTGCTATTAGTAAATAAACTCAACACAGACGGCAGTCACAGAAAGCACATATAAGTCTGAATTTCAGTGTCGGCTGACCTTGTAGCCGCATTTGTCGATGACCTCGAGGATGTGTGCCGGGAGCTGGTACTCCTTCCAGTTCCTGATAGGGTTTGGAATTTTCCCGCCCTTCGTGGTGATGCTGTAGTCCTCGCGGAAGATTCTCCAATCTCTGTCAGTCATCTCGTCCAGCTTCTTCTGCGACCAGTGCCTGTCGTCCCAGCGCTGCTTGGCTTCTTTCTTCCGCATCTTTTTCAGTCTCGTCCTGAGAGCGCAGACGACATCGTGTCGAGACAGATTGTGAGTTGGGGTCTCAATGCGACGGCGGGGGTCATTGAAAAATGTAAACTCACTCTTCCTGCTCCTTTTCCTCCATGGTACGCCTTTTCTCCATCAGGTCTCCATAGAAACGTGACTGTTCCCTTTTCTGCTGTTTGAGGTCTATGCCGGCGATGAAGCCGCGTCCGTACAGCTGGACCGAATGCTTTTCTTTGTATCTTTAGCAACGACACATTGATCACCCCCCCCAGTTCAATTTGAccacatattgaaatacagGCATGTCTTACACACATAGTGTGAAATCTGACTTACATGGGGTTGTAGTCGACCGACGTGTCTTCAGAAGCATCCCACTCAAAAACAAATTTCCTGTCATTCAGGTGACGTGTTCGTCGACGTTTCTTCATCCCGCCCAAGTAACGTTCCTGGCACCGACACATTTGCACCCTTAATCTTTTTCTGTATCTCTAGCTCACAATCCAAATAAAATGCTAAGACATTTCCAACCTTGATAGCCTGCAGTTCTTTGCCTTTGTCTTTTTCCTCTCTTATCTTTTGCCGCCCATCGTCCTCCTCGTTCCCATTGCTCTCCCGCTCCATCCGCTCTCGTCGTTCGCGTCGCTCCCTTTCCTGCGGATC
This region of Syngnathus typhle isolate RoL2023-S1 ecotype Sweden linkage group LG2, RoL_Styp_1.0, whole genome shotgun sequence genomic DNA includes:
- the ddx23 gene encoding probable ATP-dependent RNA helicase DDX23 isoform X1 yields the protein MAADSSEKKDVDSSATKDRERKRSRSRERDRKPSPLRKRRRSRERNRSKSIERDRRLKDREKERDRDKDRDRSRKDRDNHRRDRSRRSRSLSPKSKDAKLKGEKDGKPEEEEDDNKKKEKVQPLSLEELLAKKKAEEEAEAKPKFLSKAEREAEALKRREQETEERRKLVEDERKRRRVFQDIGRKMLEDPQERERRERRERMERESNGNEEDDGRQKIREEKDKGKELQAIKERYLGGMKKRRRTRHLNDRKFVFEWDASEDTSVDYNPIYKEKHSVQLYGRGFIAGIDLKQQKREQSRFYGDLMEKRRTMEEKEQEETRLKKMRKKEAKQRWDDRHWSQKKLDEMTDRDWRIFREDYSITTKGGKIPNPIRNWKEYQLPAHILEVIDKCGYKDPTPIQRQAIPIGLQNRDIIGVAETGSGKTAAFLIPLLVWITTLPKIDRIEDSDQGPYAVILAPTRELAQQIEEETIKFGKPLGIRTVAVIGGISREDQGFRLRMGCEIVIATPGRLIDVLENRYLVLGRCTYVVLDEADRMIDMGFEPDVQKILEYIPVTNQKPDTEEAEDPEKMTMNFESGKHKYRQTVMFTATMPPAVERLARSYLRRAAVVYIGSAGKPHERVEQKVVLMSEGEKRKKMLEVLAHGFEPPIIIFVNQKKGVDVLAKSLEKMGYNACTLHGGKGQEQREFALSNLKAGAKDILVATDVAGRGIDIHDVSMVINYDMAKNIEDYIHRIGRTGRAGKSGVALTFLTKEDAAVFYDLKQAILESPVSNCPPELANHPDAQHKPGTILTKKRREETIFA
- the ddx23 gene encoding probable ATP-dependent RNA helicase DDX23 isoform X2, which codes for MAADSSEKKDVDSSATKDRERKRSRSRERDRKPSPLRKRRRSRERNRSKSIERDRRLKDREKERDRDKDRDRSRKDRDNHRRDRSRRSSLSPKSKDAKLKGEKDGKPEEEEDDNKKKEKVQPLSLEELLAKKKAEEEAEAKPKFLSKAEREAEALKRREQETEERRKLVEDERKRRRVFQDIGRKMLEDPQERERRERRERMERESNGNEEDDGRQKIREEKDKGKELQAIKERYLGGMKKRRRTRHLNDRKFVFEWDASEDTSVDYNPIYKEKHSVQLYGRGFIAGIDLKQQKREQSRFYGDLMEKRRTMEEKEQEETRLKKMRKKEAKQRWDDRHWSQKKLDEMTDRDWRIFREDYSITTKGGKIPNPIRNWKEYQLPAHILEVIDKCGYKDPTPIQRQAIPIGLQNRDIIGVAETGSGKTAAFLIPLLVWITTLPKIDRIEDSDQGPYAVILAPTRELAQQIEEETIKFGKPLGIRTVAVIGGISREDQGFRLRMGCEIVIATPGRLIDVLENRYLVLGRCTYVVLDEADRMIDMGFEPDVQKILEYIPVTNQKPDTEEAEDPEKMTMNFESGKHKYRQTVMFTATMPPAVERLARSYLRRAAVVYIGSAGKPHERVEQKVVLMSEGEKRKKMLEVLAHGFEPPIIIFVNQKKGVDVLAKSLEKMGYNACTLHGGKGQEQREFALSNLKAGAKDILVATDVAGRGIDIHDVSMVINYDMAKNIEDYIHRIGRTGRAGKSGVALTFLTKEDAAVFYDLKQAILESPVSNCPPELANHPDAQHKPGTILTKKRREETIFA